A window of the Bradyrhizobium diazoefficiens genome harbors these coding sequences:
- a CDS encoding molybdopterin guanine dinucleotide-containing S/N-oxide reductase: MDDTIGFPDPGLDLSDGFKPHTSHWGVFSARNSAAGLEVRAYRGDPDPNGIIDNFPGALRHQARIAQPAIRRGWLERGPGPDNRRGRDEFVSVSWEKALDLLGDELMRIRDTRGPGAVFGGSYGWSSAGRLHHAQSQVHRFLNIAMGGYVRSVNSYSSGASSVLLPQILAGYEDITKRNVTWEQIADKTEIVLAFGGMALKNSMVAGGSISKHVERGAMEAARKRGCEFILMSPLREDLPVEAGAEWMTCIPGTDTALMLGIVHTLVSEDLHDQAFLDRYTEGWPVFLRYLTGESDGQAKDAAWTAAICGVDAGAIRTLARRLAGKRALITVSHSLQRAEHGEQPVWMGMVLAAALGQIGLPGGGYAYSLGAIGYYGRRVNDVPGPTLGQGRNGVRDFIPVARIADMLLNPGSTYRYNGETRTYPDIRMVYWAGGNPFHHHQDINRLRKAFAKVDTLVVHELAWTATARHADIVLPSTMTLEREDIGYSTNDPLMVAMHRIAEPFGLARDDYEIFADLADRLGAREPFTEGRTSRQWLEHLYEPTRASLAKRGLEAPSFEEFWQRGSLVVPQQPDDGGRLRSFREDPVAHPLPTPSGRIEIYSAKIAGHGDADCPGHPVWLEKSDMPKSGAPCFLVANQPVTRLHSQLDFGGHSLGAKHRGREVARMNPRDASARGIADGDIIRLFNERGACLAAVHVTDGIAPGVVQLPTGAWYDPMDPEDDAPLCVHGNPNVLTRDIGTSSFAQGCTGQLTTVEVEKFTGNLPPIRAFDPV; this comes from the coding sequence ATGGACGATACGATCGGCTTCCCCGACCCCGGCCTGGATTTGTCGGACGGCTTCAAGCCGCACACCTCGCATTGGGGCGTGTTTTCCGCCCGCAACAGTGCGGCCGGCCTCGAGGTCAGAGCGTATCGCGGCGATCCCGATCCGAACGGCATCATCGACAATTTCCCCGGTGCCTTGCGCCACCAGGCGCGGATCGCCCAGCCTGCCATCCGCCGCGGCTGGCTCGAGCGCGGGCCCGGTCCCGATAACAGGCGCGGCCGCGACGAATTCGTCTCCGTCAGCTGGGAGAAGGCGCTGGACCTGCTCGGCGACGAGCTGATGCGCATCCGCGACACGCGCGGCCCCGGCGCCGTGTTCGGCGGCTCCTATGGCTGGTCGAGCGCGGGCCGCCTCCATCACGCGCAGAGCCAGGTGCATCGCTTTCTCAACATCGCGATGGGCGGCTATGTCCGCTCGGTGAATTCTTATTCGTCCGGCGCGTCCTCGGTGCTGCTGCCGCAGATCCTGGCGGGCTACGAGGACATCACCAAGCGCAACGTCACCTGGGAGCAGATCGCTGATAAGACCGAGATCGTGCTCGCATTCGGCGGCATGGCGCTGAAGAACTCGATGGTGGCCGGCGGCTCGATCAGCAAGCATGTCGAGCGCGGTGCCATGGAAGCGGCTCGGAAGCGCGGCTGCGAGTTCATCCTGATGAGCCCGCTGCGCGAGGATTTGCCTGTGGAAGCCGGCGCCGAGTGGATGACCTGCATCCCCGGCACCGACACCGCGCTGATGCTCGGCATCGTCCACACGCTGGTCAGCGAAGACCTGCACGATCAGGCCTTCCTCGATCGCTACACCGAAGGCTGGCCAGTATTCTTGCGCTATCTCACCGGCGAGAGCGACGGGCAGGCCAAAGATGCCGCATGGACCGCCGCGATCTGCGGCGTCGACGCAGGCGCGATTCGCACGCTGGCGCGGCGCCTTGCCGGCAAGCGCGCGCTCATCACCGTCTCGCATTCGCTGCAGCGCGCCGAGCACGGCGAGCAGCCGGTGTGGATGGGCATGGTGCTGGCGGCAGCCCTCGGCCAGATCGGTCTTCCCGGTGGCGGCTACGCTTATTCGCTGGGCGCGATCGGCTATTACGGTCGCCGCGTCAACGACGTGCCGGGGCCGACGCTGGGGCAGGGGCGCAACGGCGTCCGTGATTTCATTCCGGTGGCGCGCATCGCCGACATGCTGCTCAATCCCGGCAGCACCTATCGCTACAATGGCGAGACGCGCACCTATCCGGATATCCGCATGGTCTACTGGGCCGGCGGCAATCCCTTCCACCATCACCAGGACATCAACCGCCTGCGCAAGGCGTTTGCGAAGGTCGATACGCTCGTGGTGCACGAGCTCGCCTGGACCGCGACCGCGCGCCACGCCGACATCGTGCTGCCCTCGACCATGACGCTCGAGCGCGAGGATATCGGCTATTCCACCAACGATCCCCTGATGGTCGCGATGCACCGCATCGCCGAACCGTTCGGGCTCGCGCGCGACGACTACGAGATCTTTGCCGATCTCGCCGATCGCCTCGGCGCGCGCGAGCCGTTCACGGAGGGACGCACCTCGCGGCAATGGTTGGAGCACCTCTACGAGCCGACGCGCGCTTCGCTCGCCAAGCGTGGGCTCGAGGCCCCGAGCTTCGAGGAGTTCTGGCAGCGCGGCAGCTTGGTCGTGCCGCAACAGCCCGACGATGGCGGCCGGCTGCGCAGTTTTCGCGAGGACCCGGTCGCGCATCCCCTGCCGACACCGAGCGGACGCATCGAGATTTACTCCGCGAAGATCGCCGGACATGGCGATGCGGATTGTCCGGGCCATCCGGTCTGGCTCGAGAAGAGCGACATGCCGAAGTCAGGTGCGCCGTGCTTCCTCGTCGCCAACCAGCCGGTGACGCGGCTGCACAGCCAGCTCGACTTCGGCGGCCATTCGCTCGGCGCCAAGCATCGTGGCCGCGAGGTCGCGCGGATGAATCCGCGCGATGCGAGCGCGCGCGGCATCGCAGATGGCGACATCATCCGCTTGTTCAACGAGCGCGGTGCGTGCCTTGCTGCCGTACACGTCACCGACGGCATCGCGCCCGGCGTGGTGCAGCTGCCGACCGGCGCATGGTACGATCCGATGGATCCCGAGGACGACGCGCCGCTCTGCGTCCACGGCAATCCCAACGTGCTGACCCGCGATATCGGCACCTCGTCCTTCGCGCAGGGCTGCACCGGCCAGCTCACCACGGTGGAGGTGGAGAAGTTCACCGGCAATCTGCCGCCGATCCGGGCGTTCGATCCGGTGTAG
- a CDS encoding peptide ABC transporter substrate-binding protein, with product MDEHDIRGLVAEVKQGTLSRRSFLQTMAAVGIAAPVASQILLWNDVAMADATLAYKPTKAGGGGPLKMLVWQAPTLLNPHFALGTKDQIASRVFFEPLAGWDKEGNLIPCLAAEVPTKANGGLSADGTTVIWKLKQGVRWHDGKPFTADDVVFTWAYAADLATAAYTTGSYQNITVEKIDDHAVKVTFKAPTPFWADPFVGAVGQILPKHYFGDYAGAKSRDAPGNLKPVGTGPYKFVEFKPGDLVRAERNADYHVKNQPYFDTFEIKGGGDAVSAARAVLQTGEYDYAWNLLVEDEILKRMEAGGKGKVEFTTSGGVEFIILNTTDPWTEVDGERSGAKTRHPTLSDPAVRRALNLLIDRDGIQKFIYGRAAVATASFVNQPPQFKSSKLTYEFNVDKANKILDEAGWKMGADGIREKDGKKLKYVFQTSINSPRQKTQAIIKQACQKAGIEIELKSVTASVFFSSDVGNPDTYSKFYCDMEMYNTTMPQPDPERFLNQCVSWEIANKDNKWLGRNVSRWSDPEADKAYKAAQRELDPVKRAALLIKVNEIFCEANIFLPLLSRYIVGGAVNSLMTDISGWDVTTWNLASWYRA from the coding sequence ATGGACGAACACGACATCCGAGGCTTGGTGGCCGAGGTGAAGCAGGGCACGCTGTCGCGACGCTCGTTCCTCCAGACCATGGCTGCGGTCGGGATCGCAGCTCCGGTCGCGAGCCAGATCCTGCTCTGGAACGACGTGGCGATGGCGGACGCCACGCTGGCCTACAAGCCGACCAAGGCCGGCGGCGGCGGTCCGCTCAAGATGCTGGTCTGGCAGGCGCCGACGCTGCTCAATCCGCATTTCGCGCTCGGCACCAAGGACCAGATCGCCTCGCGCGTGTTTTTCGAGCCGCTCGCCGGCTGGGACAAGGAGGGCAACCTCATCCCCTGCCTCGCTGCCGAAGTCCCGACCAAGGCCAATGGCGGCCTCTCCGCCGACGGCACCACCGTGATCTGGAAGCTCAAGCAGGGCGTGAGGTGGCACGACGGCAAGCCCTTCACCGCCGACGACGTCGTCTTCACTTGGGCCTACGCCGCGGATCTCGCCACCGCCGCCTACACCACGGGGTCGTATCAGAACATCACGGTCGAGAAGATCGACGACCACGCCGTCAAGGTCACCTTCAAGGCCCCGACCCCGTTCTGGGCCGACCCTTTCGTCGGCGCGGTCGGCCAGATCCTGCCGAAGCATTACTTCGGCGACTATGCCGGCGCGAAATCGCGCGATGCGCCGGGCAATCTGAAACCGGTCGGCACCGGTCCCTACAAGTTCGTCGAGTTCAAGCCGGGCGATCTGGTCCGGGCCGAACGCAACGCCGACTATCACGTCAAGAACCAGCCCTATTTCGACACGTTCGAGATCAAGGGCGGTGGTGACGCGGTCTCCGCGGCGCGCGCCGTGCTGCAGACCGGCGAATACGACTATGCCTGGAACCTGCTGGTGGAGGACGAGATCCTCAAGCGCATGGAAGCCGGCGGCAAAGGCAAGGTGGAGTTCACGACCTCCGGCGGCGTCGAGTTCATCATCCTCAACACGACGGACCCGTGGACCGAGGTCGATGGCGAACGTTCCGGCGCCAAGACCAGGCACCCGACGCTGTCCGATCCGGCGGTGCGACGGGCGCTCAACCTGCTGATCGATCGCGACGGGATCCAGAAATTCATCTACGGCCGCGCCGCTGTCGCGACCGCGAGCTTCGTCAACCAGCCCCCGCAGTTCAAGTCGAGCAAGCTGACCTACGAGTTCAATGTCGACAAGGCCAACAAGATCCTTGATGAGGCCGGCTGGAAGATGGGCGCGGACGGCATTCGCGAGAAGGACGGCAAGAAGCTCAAATACGTGTTCCAGACCTCGATCAACTCCCCGCGCCAGAAGACGCAGGCGATCATCAAGCAGGCCTGCCAGAAGGCCGGCATCGAGATCGAGCTCAAGTCGGTCACCGCATCGGTGTTCTTCTCGTCGGACGTCGGCAACCCCGACACCTACTCGAAATTCTATTGCGACATGGAGATGTACAACACGACGATGCCGCAGCCTGATCCGGAGCGGTTCCTGAACCAGTGCGTCTCCTGGGAGATCGCCAACAAGGACAACAAATGGCTCGGCCGCAACGTCTCGCGCTGGTCCGATCCGGAGGCCGACAAGGCCTACAAGGCCGCGCAACGGGAGCTCGACCCGGTCAAGCGCGCCGCGCTGCTGATCAAGGTCAACGAGATCTTCTGCGAGGCCAACATCTTCCTGCCGCTGCTGTCGCGCTACATCGTCGGCGGCGCCGTCAACAGCCTCATGACCGACATCTCGGGATGGGACGTCACGACGTGGAATCTGGCGAGCTGGTATCGGGCCTGA
- a CDS encoding DUF2934 domain-containing protein: protein MFAVDEQQKIEHQIELATRTAALVKDETTVHRLKTFAEEMSRKLLRMMRRGKVRARAYELWEQAGRPADRDLDFWLEAERQIEDEHDEQRRPDGPER from the coding sequence ATGTTTGCCGTGGACGAACAGCAGAAGATCGAGCACCAGATCGAACTCGCGACGCGAACGGCCGCGCTCGTGAAAGACGAAACCACCGTCCATCGCTTGAAAACCTTCGCCGAGGAGATGAGCCGGAAGCTGCTGCGCATGATGCGGCGCGGCAAGGTGCGCGCACGCGCCTACGAGCTTTGGGAGCAGGCCGGTCGTCCGGCCGATCGTGACCTGGATTTCTGGCTCGAAGCGGAACGGCAGATCGAAGACGAACACGACGAGCAGAGGCGCCCGGACGGCCCCGAGCGATAG
- a CDS encoding DUF2934 domain-containing protein: MPEPSEQEIRERAHQLWERAGKPEGREDEFWHAAEQELRNEDRSNPLRTPDTL; encoded by the coding sequence TTGCCGGAGCCGAGTGAGCAGGAGATCAGGGAGCGCGCGCACCAATTGTGGGAGCGCGCCGGCAAGCCCGAGGGCCGCGAGGACGAGTTCTGGCACGCGGCCGAGCAGGAGCTGCGCAACGAGGACAGGTCGAACCCCCTTCGGACGCCGGATACGCTGTGA
- a CDS encoding adenylate/guanylate cyclase domain-containing protein: MEQKQPARVGRRLAAIVAADVAGYSRLMHHDEEATHTCFMALLKGAIEPAIAEHGGRIVKSTGDGFLAEFPSAVEAVRAAVQFQTRVKEHTTAETEDRRIGFRVGVNIGDVIVEPHDIFGDGVNIAARLESLSEPGGICISSSVYDQVRGKVGIEFADLGEQNLKNIAKPVRVYAVCAGARGTAIRRTSADPPLPDKPSIAVLPFENLGADPAQEYFADGIAEDVLTTLSKIQELMVIARNSSFVFKGQTRDIREIGRTLGVRYVLEGSVRRASNRVRLAAQLIDSLNGSHVWADRFEGDLDDVFELQDRITQDIVAALEVKLTLGEEARLGKRSGSPLVYEHVLKGRSLYVNFAKHTHAQARSQFERGLAINPVYTPALSFLGLTLTDQARFGWEKDEATTYEAALECAARALKIDPESPDAYSALGYTRLFQRRHDDALAAGERSIALGPSGAGAYHMAGMFHGYSGDFRKSVEYEQQAQRLSPLARSESMVDEARARFHLGDLVAARDIASRVLIEKPRWLTAQTVLVAALWTLGSEEEARIAVGKILANHPNLTTGRWAQGLPYRHQKDLDALIKPLRLAGLPE; the protein is encoded by the coding sequence GTGGAGCAAAAACAGCCAGCACGGGTTGGACGCAGGTTGGCAGCCATAGTCGCCGCTGACGTGGCGGGCTACTCGCGGCTTATGCACCACGACGAAGAGGCCACGCATACTTGCTTCATGGCGCTCCTGAAGGGCGCCATAGAGCCTGCAATCGCGGAGCACGGAGGCCGCATTGTCAAGAGCACTGGCGATGGGTTCTTGGCCGAGTTTCCGAGCGCTGTCGAGGCGGTTCGGGCCGCAGTGCAATTCCAGACCCGCGTCAAGGAACATACGACAGCTGAAACAGAAGACCGGCGTATTGGTTTTCGCGTGGGCGTCAATATCGGTGACGTAATCGTCGAACCCCACGATATCTTCGGAGACGGCGTTAACATTGCAGCCCGGCTTGAGAGCCTCTCAGAACCCGGTGGCATTTGCATCTCGTCTTCCGTCTACGACCAAGTCCGAGGTAAGGTCGGGATTGAGTTCGCCGATCTGGGCGAGCAGAACCTCAAAAACATTGCCAAGCCTGTCCGCGTTTATGCCGTATGTGCCGGAGCCCGCGGCACGGCGATCAGGCGGACAAGTGCCGATCCTCCACTTCCCGACAAGCCGTCGATTGCCGTGCTGCCGTTCGAGAACCTGGGCGCTGATCCTGCGCAAGAATATTTCGCCGACGGTATCGCTGAAGACGTGCTGACCACCTTATCGAAGATCCAAGAGCTGATGGTCATAGCTCGCAATTCGAGCTTTGTATTCAAAGGGCAGACAAGGGACATCCGCGAAATCGGGCGAACACTTGGCGTCCGGTATGTGCTGGAAGGAAGCGTACGTAGGGCCAGCAATCGAGTGAGATTGGCGGCACAGTTGATCGACAGCCTGAACGGCAGCCACGTATGGGCCGACCGTTTTGAGGGCGACCTCGACGACGTATTCGAGCTTCAGGATCGTATAACGCAGGACATCGTTGCCGCGCTCGAGGTCAAGTTGACACTTGGCGAAGAGGCACGGTTGGGCAAACGCTCTGGCAGCCCGTTGGTGTACGAGCATGTCCTTAAGGGTCGGAGCCTGTACGTCAACTTTGCCAAGCATACCCACGCACAAGCACGCAGCCAATTCGAACGGGGTTTGGCAATAAACCCTGTCTATACGCCGGCGCTTAGCTTCTTGGGGCTCACACTGACCGACCAAGCTCGCTTTGGTTGGGAAAAGGACGAGGCGACGACCTACGAAGCGGCGCTGGAATGTGCGGCTCGTGCTTTGAAAATCGACCCCGAGAGCCCTGACGCATACTCGGCGTTGGGTTACACGCGCCTGTTTCAACGTCGCCACGACGATGCCTTGGCTGCTGGAGAGAGGTCAATCGCCCTCGGCCCCAGCGGCGCGGGCGCCTATCATATGGCAGGTATGTTTCACGGCTATTCTGGCGATTTTCGGAAATCCGTTGAGTACGAGCAGCAGGCGCAACGACTTAGCCCTCTTGCCCGCAGCGAGAGTATGGTGGACGAGGCCAGGGCAAGATTTCACCTCGGTGACCTAGTGGCGGCACGAGACATTGCCTCGCGCGTTTTGATCGAGAAGCCACGTTGGCTGACCGCGCAAACGGTCCTTGTGGCTGCGCTCTGGACCCTCGGTAGCGAAGAAGAGGCGCGCATCGCCGTAGGGAAAATTCTGGCCAACCACCCGAACCTGACCACCGGTCGCTGGGCGCAGGGATTGCCCTACCGCCACCAGAAAGACCTCGATGCACTAATAAAGCCGCTACGTCTCGCCGGATTGCCCGAATGA
- a CDS encoding VOC family protein has protein sequence MAIDFNHTILSARDSKASADFLAEMLGLQAPRRWGPFYMVRTDNDANLDYMDKQGEFARQHYAFLVGDAEFDAIFDRIQKRKLTYWADPAQQKPTEVNDHDGGRGLYFEDLNGHLLEIITRPYGSGGWNP, from the coding sequence ATGGCTATCGACTTCAATCATACGATTCTGTCAGCTCGCGATAGCAAGGCGTCGGCCGATTTCCTGGCTGAGATGCTGGGGCTGCAGGCGCCGCGGCGCTGGGGGCCGTTCTATATGGTCAGGACCGACAACGACGCCAACCTCGACTATATGGATAAGCAAGGAGAGTTCGCGCGTCAGCACTACGCTTTCCTGGTTGGTGACGCCGAGTTCGATGCGATCTTTGATCGGATTCAGAAGCGGAAGCTGACCTACTGGGCTGATCCCGCGCAGCAGAAGCCAACCGAGGTCAACGATCACGACGGCGGGCGCGGCCTCTATTTCGAAGACCTGAACGGGCACCTGCTCGAAATCATTACGCGCCCGTACGGCAGCGGCGGCTGGAATCCGTAA
- a CDS encoding IS481 family transposase, whose amino-acid sequence MPWKASSVMEERLRFVARLLDGEAMTDVCRDFGISRKTGYKIFGRYKEHGLEALTDRSRRPVRYANQLPQQLESLIVRLKTEKPHWGARKIRELLVRRLDGDVRVPAKSTIHAVLDRQGLVKRARERKTPAQGTRLSAAVAPNDLWCADFKGEFKLGNGRYCYPLTVTDQASRFLLMCEALESTREELAVTAFERLFAERGLPLSIRSDNGVPFASPNALFNLSRLSVWWLRLGIAIERIKPGHPQQNGRHERMHLTLKKEATRPPGSNILQQQDRFDAFVHEFNTERPHEALDMKCPAELYAASPRHYDGLPELSYPFHDRDVLVTACGRLCLHRKRINISSVLAGQKLGIKEVDDGIWLVSFMHYDLGYFDLEQKTLQPLDNPFGPKPVTDVPGTTLSL is encoded by the coding sequence ATGCCGTGGAAAGCGAGTTCGGTGATGGAGGAGCGCCTGCGGTTTGTTGCCCGGCTGTTGGATGGCGAGGCAATGACGGACGTATGCCGGGATTTCGGCATATCGCGGAAGACCGGCTACAAGATCTTTGGTCGGTACAAGGAGCACGGGCTTGAGGCCCTGACGGACCGGTCGCGGCGGCCGGTCCGCTACGCCAACCAGCTGCCGCAGCAGCTCGAAAGCCTGATCGTACGCCTGAAAACCGAGAAGCCACATTGGGGAGCCCGCAAAATCCGCGAGCTCCTGGTCCGGCGGCTGGATGGTGACGTCAGGGTGCCGGCCAAGAGCACCATCCATGCCGTGCTCGACCGCCAGGGCCTGGTCAAGCGCGCCCGTGAACGGAAGACCCCGGCGCAGGGCACGCGGTTGTCGGCCGCGGTTGCGCCCAATGACCTCTGGTGCGCCGACTTCAAGGGCGAGTTCAAGCTCGGCAATGGGCGCTATTGCTACCCACTCACCGTGACCGATCAGGCTTCGCGGTTCTTGCTCATGTGCGAAGCTCTGGAGTCGACGCGAGAGGAACTGGCAGTTACGGCGTTCGAGCGGCTGTTTGCCGAACGCGGGCTGCCGCTGTCGATCCGCTCCGACAATGGCGTACCGTTCGCCAGCCCCAATGCGCTGTTCAACCTGTCAAGGCTCTCGGTCTGGTGGCTTCGTCTCGGCATCGCCATCGAACGCATCAAGCCTGGCCATCCGCAGCAGAATGGCCGTCACGAGCGCATGCACCTGACGCTGAAGAAGGAGGCGACCCGGCCGCCAGGCTCGAATATTCTGCAACAACAAGACCGCTTCGATGCCTTCGTTCACGAATTCAACACGGAAAGACCGCACGAGGCGCTCGACATGAAGTGTCCGGCGGAATTGTATGCGGCTTCACCGCGCCACTATGACGGCTTGCCCGAACTGTCCTATCCATTCCATGACCGCGACGTCCTCGTCACGGCCTGCGGACGGCTCTGCCTGCATCGCAAGAGGATCAACATCTCGAGCGTGCTGGCCGGCCAGAAGCTCGGCATCAAGGAAGTCGACGATGGCATTTGGCTCGTCAGCTTCATGCACTACGATCTGGGATACTTCGACCTCGAGCAAAAGACCTTGCAACCCCTCGACAATCCATTCGGCCCGAAGCCCGTCACCGATGTTCCCGGTACGACATTGTCGCTCTGA
- a CDS encoding class I SAM-dependent methyltransferase, translating into MAADISRAGVEKAYGRWAPVYDLVFGKVFDAGRQSTIAEADRIGGRILDVGVGTGLSLSDYSRTTKICGVDISEPMLRKAQARVRALRLSNVEVLSVMDAKNLAFPDAAFDAVVAQYVITAVPDPEGTLDEFVRVLKPGGELILVNHIGAEKGFRKLSELAFAPLARRLGWRPEFPWQRLVDWAARHGGITLAERRPMPPMGHFSLIRYHKS; encoded by the coding sequence ATGGCAGCAGACATCTCGCGGGCCGGGGTCGAGAAGGCCTATGGCCGCTGGGCGCCGGTCTATGATCTCGTGTTCGGCAAGGTGTTCGATGCCGGCCGGCAGTCGACCATCGCGGAGGCCGACCGCATCGGCGGCCGCATCCTCGACGTCGGCGTCGGCACCGGGCTTTCGCTCTCGGATTATTCGCGCACCACAAAAATCTGCGGCGTCGACATTTCCGAGCCGATGCTGCGCAAGGCGCAGGCGCGCGTGCGTGCGTTGCGCCTCTCCAATGTCGAAGTGCTCTCGGTGATGGACGCGAAGAACCTCGCTTTCCCGGACGCCGCCTTCGATGCGGTGGTCGCGCAATATGTCATCACCGCCGTGCCCGATCCCGAAGGCACGCTCGACGAGTTCGTGCGCGTGCTCAAGCCCGGCGGTGAGCTGATCCTGGTCAACCACATCGGCGCCGAAAAGGGTTTTCGCAAACTCTCCGAGCTCGCCTTCGCGCCGCTCGCCCGCCGCCTCGGCTGGCGCCCGGAATTCCCGTGGCAGCGCCTGGTCGACTGGGCCGCCAGACACGGCGGAATCACCCTGGCCGAGCGCCGCCCGATGCCGCCGATGGGCCATTTCTCGCTGATCCGCTACCACAAATCGTAA
- the mnmA gene encoding tRNA 2-thiouridine(34) synthase MnmA produces the protein MLNSLDLEGRPEDTRVVVAMSGGVDSSTTAALLKAEGYDVVGITLQLYDHGAATHRKGACCAGQDIHDARDVAAKLGIPHYVLDYEDRFRESVIDNFADSYALGETPVPCIECNRSVKFRDLLKTARELGAQALATGHYVASRRRDDGSRALVCAADSDRDQSYFLFATTQSQLDFLRFPLGDMTKPETRELARRFGLSVADKHDSQDICFVPTGRYTDIITRLRPNAMDPGDIVDLDGRVLGQHHGIANFTIGQRRGLGIAAAAPLYVVRLEAANRRVVVGPRDALRMHRIALRDVNWIGGGDIDRAIGSGLELFVRVRSTRSPQPAWLRSADGHYEVELVAGEEGVSPGQACVFYDAASGQAHVLGGGFIQSAAAKLGAATARPLAEAVRG, from the coding sequence ATGCTCAACAGTCTGGATCTCGAAGGCCGTCCTGAGGATACCAGGGTCGTCGTTGCCATGTCGGGCGGCGTCGACTCCTCGACGACGGCTGCGCTGTTGAAGGCGGAAGGTTACGACGTCGTCGGCATCACGCTGCAGCTCTACGACCATGGCGCGGCGACCCACCGCAAGGGCGCCTGCTGCGCCGGCCAGGACATCCACGACGCCCGCGACGTTGCCGCCAAGCTTGGCATCCCCCATTACGTGCTCGATTACGAGGACCGCTTTCGCGAGTCCGTCATCGACAATTTCGCCGACAGCTACGCGCTCGGCGAGACGCCGGTGCCGTGCATCGAGTGCAACCGCTCCGTCAAATTCCGCGACCTGCTGAAGACCGCGCGCGAGTTAGGGGCGCAGGCGCTCGCCACCGGCCACTACGTCGCCTCGCGCCGCCGCGACGACGGCTCACGCGCGCTGGTCTGCGCCGCCGACAGCGACCGCGACCAGAGCTATTTCCTGTTCGCGACCACGCAGTCACAGCTCGATTTCCTGCGCTTCCCGCTCGGCGACATGACCAAGCCGGAGACGCGCGAGCTCGCGCGCCGCTTCGGTCTCTCGGTCGCCGACAAGCACGACAGCCAGGACATCTGCTTCGTGCCGACCGGCCGCTACACCGACATCATCACCCGGCTCCGTCCAAACGCGATGGATCCCGGCGACATCGTCGATCTCGACGGTCGCGTGCTCGGTCAGCATCACGGCATCGCCAATTTCACCATCGGCCAGCGCCGCGGCCTCGGCATCGCGGCCGCCGCGCCGCTGTACGTGGTGCGGCTCGAGGCCGCCAACCGCCGCGTCGTGGTCGGCCCGCGCGATGCGCTGAGGATGCACCGCATCGCCTTGCGCGACGTCAACTGGATCGGCGGCGGCGACATCGATCGCGCGATCGGCTCTGGCCTCGAGCTGTTCGTCCGCGTGCGCTCGACCCGCAGCCCCCAGCCGGCATGGCTGCGGAGTGCCGACGGCCATTACGAGGTCGAGCTCGTCGCCGGCGAAGAGGGCGTCTCGCCCGGCCAGGCCTGCGTGTTCTACGACGCAGCCAGCGGCCAGGCCCACGTGCTCGGCGGCGGCTTCATTCAGAGCGCCGCGGCGAAGCTTGGCGCAGCCACCGCGCGTCCCCTCGCGGAAGCGGTCCGCGGCTGA